The Helicobacter cetorum MIT 00-7128 region CTATATCCCTTATGAAAAGCTCGCTCTTTTTAGACAACGCCAATTTAACCAAAATTTTAGAAAAAAGACTCCTTCTATCCAAAGGCAAGCTAATCAGTCCTATAGGCATTCTAAAAATCTCTTTCTTACCCATGTTGTTTTGCCTAAAGAAACCTTATTTTCTATTGCCAAGCGCTATAAAGTTAGCATTTCAAGCATTCAATTAGCTAATAATCTTAAAAATTTTCATATCACTATTCATCAGCGCCTTTTAATCCCCCTTGATAAAAAATTTGCTCGTAATGAGGCTTTCTAATGAGAAAATATCCTATCTCTTTACTCATCTTAGCACTTATTATGAGCGCTTGCGCTCACAAATCAGAAGACCAAGTGGTGAAAAAAAACTTATTCTATAAACATGAAAGTTTGCGTGCGTATGAAAATGCTAGAGATTATGACCCCACAACTAAAACTGCCACTTATAAGCGTAATTTCTTTGAACGCCATTTCAAACACCAAGAGATTCCACAAACTAATAACACAACCAATCAAGCCCTAGATAGTGGCATGCGTGATTCTAGCGCCATTCAAAGAGCCACTATGCGCCCTTATCAAGTAGGCGGAAAATGGTATTACCCCACCAAAGTGGATTTAGGCGAAAATTTTGATGGCATTGCTAGTTGGTATGGTCCAAACTTTCATGCTAAAAAAACAAGTAATGGCGAGATTTACAACATGTATGCACACACTGCAGCACATAAAACTTTGCCTATGAATACTATTGTAAAAGTGATTAATAAAGAGAATAATCTAAGCACCATTGTGCGCATTAATGATAGGGGGCCTTTTGTGAATAACCGCATTATTGATTTGTCTAATGCGGCTGCTAGAGATATTGATATGGTTAAGAAAGGCACAGCCAATGTGCGTTTAATCATTTTAGGCTTTGGAGGCATTATCTCTAAGCAATACGAGCAAACCTTTAATGCTAATTCTTCAAAAACTTTGCATAAAGAATTTAAGGTTGGCGAAAGTCAAAAAAGTGTGAGTGGAGGGAGATTTTCTTTGCAAATGGGTGCGTTTAGACGCAAAGAGGGTGCTTTAGAATTAGCAGAAAAATTAAAAACTGAATACAAAAACTACTCTACTAAAATTATTGAAATTAATGGCTTAAATAAAGTGCTTATGCAAGGTTTTCAAAGTGAAGAAGAGGCAAAAGACTTCGCCTCTTCTCATCATAAGGGAGCGATTTTAGTTAGAGAATGATTAAGTTATTGCTTTTAGATGTAGATGGCACACTCACTGATGGCGCATTGTATTTTGATGAAAATATGCAAGAAATCAAAGCTTTTAATGTTAAAGATGGGCTTGGCATGGTGCTATGGAAAAAGCTCAATAAGGAAATTGCTATTATTACCGGCAGAACTTCGCCTATTGTAGAAAAGCGCATGCAAAGTTTAGGTATTCAACATGTTTTTATGGGGGTTAAAGATAAGGGCGCTATTGTTAGAGAGCTTAAACAAAATTTGAAACTTAGCACCCAAGAAATCGCATGCGTAGGCGATGATTACAATGATTTAAGCATGTTTAAAGAATGCGCTCTAAGTTTTGCGCCCTTTGATGCGCATGCTGATATTAAAAATAAAGCTAGTAGAGTATTGCAAAGCTTAGGAGGTAAAGGGGCTGTTAGAGAGGTTATTGACTATCTTATAGAATTAGAGGGTTTAAAAGATGAAGCATTTAGGCTTTACCTCTAATAGTGTTTTAAATTTTTTTATTATTCTCTCTATTATAACTATTGGCTTAATTTTTTTCTTTTTACGCTCCCAGCCTACTAGCATTATCTCTAAAGAAAACATTCCAAAAATTGAACTAGAAAATTTTAAGGCTTTTCAAATGAGTGAAGATGTGATTGATTTATCCATTCAGGGTAAAAAAGCCTTGCAATATGATGATTATGAAATTTTTTTTGATTCCAAAATTAGTCGCTATAACGAAAATGCCATAGAAAGCGTGCAATCCAAAGAGGCTAAACGCCAACAAGATTTGTATTTTTTCCCTAAAGGCGTAACTTATACTAGAAGTGATAATTCTAGCTTTTGGAGTGAAACAGGCGTTTATAATCATAAAGAACAAAACTTTAAAGGCAAAGGCAAATTTGTGCTTGTTTCAGATGAGGGGGAAATCAAAGGGCTTGATATTAATTATTCGCACAACGCCCAACGCATTCAAGCCCAAAATGTGCAAGCCGAATTGCTTTTAGACGAAATCAAAAAAAGTCAAAAAGAAAATAAAAAATTCCCCTCTTTTCAAGGGAAGTTTTAAATGCGCTTGGTATTGTTACTTGGTGTTTTATTAGGGCTTTTAAGCAATGCTCTCATTGCAGAGCCACAAAAAAAGGGGCTTTTAGCTAAAAAAGAGCGCTTAGAGATTACAGGCAATAAATTTGTAGCCCAAGATAAAACCAAGATGGCTATTATTCAAGGCAATGTGCAAATTAAAAAGGGCAAAGACAGGCTTTTTGCCGATAAAGTAAGTGTGTTTTTGAATGACAAAAATCGCCCTCAACGCTATGAGGCAACCAAAAATGTGCGCTTTATTATTTTTACAGAAGATAATCGTGAGATTCAAGGGAGTGCTGACAAACTCATTTATAACGCTCTTAGTGGAGAATACAGACTGATTAAAAATGCTATTGTTAAAGAGATAGGAAAATCTAATACCATAACGGGTGATGAAATTATCCTCAATAAAACCAAGGGCTATGCTGATGTGCTAGGGAGCGAGAACCACCCAGCTAAATTTATCTTTGATATTGAAGACATTAATGAAGAAAATCGCAAGGCTAAATTAAAACAAAATGCTAAAAAAACCACCCAAACCAAAAAACCTAGCCAAGAGCTAAACCAAAAATCCAATAAGGAAAAGCCATGATACATATCAAAGAGGCACAATTTGTAACTTCTGCGGCCAAACTCTCTCAATGCCCTGCAAGTGCGGTATCTGAAATGGTCTTTTTGGGGCGTAGCAATGTGGGTAAAAGCACTTTTATTAACACCTTATTAAATAAAAACCTTGCTAAAAGTTCTGCAACTCCGGGTAAAACTCGTCTAGCAAACTTCTTTACTACCACTTGGGAAGATAAAGAAAAAAACTTTCAAACCACTTTTAATGTCATTGATTTGCCCGGATTTGGCTACGCAAAAGTGTGCAAAAGTTTAAAGAAAGAATGGGAGGGCTTTTTATGGGAATTACTAAGCACTAGAGTTTCTATTAAGCTATTTGTGCATTTGATTGACTCACGCCATTTGAATTTGGATATTGATATAAACGCTAGAGACAATCTACAAGCGATTTTAAGACCAGACCAAGTTTATTTGCCCCTTTTTACTAAATTTGACAAACTTAACAAAAATGAGCAACACCGCCTTTTAGCCAATTCTCCTCAACCTTTCTTAATCAATACAAATGATTTTAGCGCTCTTTCTTTTAAGTTTCCTAATCTTAATATGGTGCGCCAAACTCTCTTAAATTACTTGCTTAACCCCATACAAGCGATTTAAAATGCACTCACACCAATCTCTAAAACACAGCCATTTTTATACCCCCTTATTATGGTGTGCGCTCTTTTATATTTATAGTCTCTTAAGGGATTTATTCCCTATTTTACCCCCTATGATTGGGGTTTTATTCTTAGTTTATGCGAGAGTGCATGAGCGCTTTTTGCTCTGTATTGGTGTGTTTGTTTGCTTATTTTCGTTTGAGAGCATGCATATGCAAACTTTAGGGATTTTAACCCTTCTGTTTATTGTTTATCATCAAATATTTTATAAAAATTCATTGCGCTTTTTAAATAATAGTTTTATCTTTAAAAGTTGGCATATCTTTGCGATATATTTCTTGTATTTATCGCATTTTTTCTTTGATATACCAAATTGGAACACTCTCTATCCTTTTGTTATTTTTGCGCTCATAGAAAGCGCCTTATGGAGCTCTTATGAAAAACTTGCGCTATAACCTATTGCTATTTCTTTTTGTCGGCGTTTGGACTATCCTTGCTCTCAATCTTTTTGTCTTAAGTGTAAAAAATCAAGAATACTACGAAAAATTAGCTGAAAGAAACATGACTAAAAAAGAATTTTTAGTCCCAAA contains the following coding sequences:
- a CDS encoding septal ring lytic transglycosylase RlpA family protein, with the protein product MRKYPISLLILALIMSACAHKSEDQVVKKNLFYKHESLRAYENARDYDPTTKTATYKRNFFERHFKHQEIPQTNNTTNQALDSGMRDSSAIQRATMRPYQVGGKWYYPTKVDLGENFDGIASWYGPNFHAKKTSNGEIYNMYAHTAAHKTLPMNTIVKVINKENNLSTIVRINDRGPFVNNRIIDLSNAAARDIDMVKKGTANVRLIILGFGGIISKQYEQTFNANSSKTLHKEFKVGESQKSVSGGRFSLQMGAFRRKEGALELAEKLKTEYKNYSTKIIEINGLNKVLMQGFQSEEEAKDFASSHHKGAILVRE
- a CDS encoding KdsC family phosphatase, whose protein sequence is MIKLLLLDVDGTLTDGALYFDENMQEIKAFNVKDGLGMVLWKKLNKEIAIITGRTSPIVEKRMQSLGIQHVFMGVKDKGAIVRELKQNLKLSTQEIACVGDDYNDLSMFKECALSFAPFDAHADIKNKASRVLQSLGGKGAVREVIDYLIELEGLKDEAFRLYL
- the yihA gene encoding ribosome biogenesis GTP-binding protein YihA/YsxC codes for the protein MIHIKEAQFVTSAAKLSQCPASAVSEMVFLGRSNVGKSTFINTLLNKNLAKSSATPGKTRLANFFTTTWEDKEKNFQTTFNVIDLPGFGYAKVCKSLKKEWEGFLWELLSTRVSIKLFVHLIDSRHLNLDIDINARDNLQAILRPDQVYLPLFTKFDKLNKNEQHRLLANSPQPFLINTNDFSALSFKFPNLNMVRQTLLNYLLNPIQAI